A region of Acidithiobacillus ferridurans DNA encodes the following proteins:
- a CDS encoding sirohydrochlorin chelatase, with the protein MTDVQFLLAHGSRNPQWRKPFEQIAERLQLAHPERRIVLCYLEMWEPSLDQAIREAYVLGFRHFRISPLFWSSGRHLQEDLPTLIEQVQKVLPNCFFQVEGPIGESEIIIQAALQALQ; encoded by the coding sequence ATGACAGACGTGCAATTTCTGCTGGCACACGGTTCCCGTAATCCCCAGTGGCGAAAACCTTTTGAGCAGATCGCCGAAAGACTACAGCTCGCCCATCCAGAACGACGGATCGTATTGTGCTATCTGGAAATGTGGGAACCGTCTCTGGATCAGGCCATACGGGAGGCCTATGTATTGGGCTTCCGCCACTTTCGCATTTCCCCCTTGTTCTGGAGTAGCGGTCGTCATTTACAGGAAGATCTACCAACACTTATTGAACAGGTTCAGAAAGTTTTACCCAATTGCTTCTTCCAGGTAGAGGGGCCCATCGGCGAATCAGAAATCATCATCCAGGCCGCCTTGCAAGCGCTACAATGA
- the cobA gene encoding uroporphyrinogen-III C-methyltransferase: MSFITSLFPVSIVGAGPGDPELLTLKAARRIAAADIIFYDALANPCLLNMASAGCKKVEVGKRGGQDSTSQMRIHEHLIRSAQQGLKVVRLKGGDPFLFGRGGEECLALRAAHIDYEIIPGISSGMAAAAYAGVPLTHRHRSQSVIFLTGHEARGSHPPDWSRYARAADTLVIYMGIERISDICQGLIAGGLAAETPCLAVQWATITQKQVQAPLQQFSVAIQAAELGSPAILIIGAVVGLADICAWFPGEPTLSSQRLQQP; this comes from the coding sequence ATGTCATTCATCACCTCCCTATTCCCAGTTTCCATCGTGGGTGCCGGTCCCGGCGATCCGGAACTCCTCACCCTCAAAGCAGCACGGCGCATTGCAGCTGCCGATATCATTTTTTATGATGCCCTCGCCAATCCCTGTCTGCTCAACATGGCGTCAGCAGGGTGTAAAAAAGTGGAAGTGGGTAAACGGGGCGGGCAGGACTCTACCTCACAGATGCGTATTCATGAGCATTTGATCCGCTCTGCCCAACAAGGCTTGAAGGTTGTCCGTCTGAAGGGAGGAGATCCATTTCTCTTTGGGCGCGGAGGTGAAGAATGTCTGGCTCTGCGCGCCGCCCATATCGATTACGAAATCATCCCCGGCATTAGCAGCGGAATGGCGGCAGCAGCTTATGCTGGCGTACCGCTCACCCATCGCCATCGTAGTCAGTCCGTCATTTTCCTGACGGGACACGAGGCTAGAGGCAGCCACCCTCCAGACTGGTCACGCTATGCCAGGGCGGCAGATACCTTGGTCATTTACATGGGCATCGAACGAATATCCGATATCTGTCAGGGATTAATAGCGGGCGGTTTGGCTGCCGAAACCCCCTGTCTTGCGGTACAATGGGCGACCATCACGCAAAAACAGGTACAGGCGCCCTTGCAGCAATTCAGTGTAGCGATCCAGGCAGCGGAGCTGGGCAGCCCGGCAATTCTAATTATTGGCGCTGTTGTGGGATTAGCAGATATTTGTGCGTGGTTTCCCGGAGAACCGACTTTATCCTCACAGCGCCTGCAACAACCTTAA
- the ybiB gene encoding DNA-binding protein YbiB: MTAKLNMTSIIGRVARGSEHAEDLSYAEAKNLFTDWLHGDLPELAMGALWTAYRIKGESVEELRAFVHALEADIEPIAFQHNCQPVIFPSYNGTLRGANLLPLLAMTLTRCGVPVLMHGFPVDHNANKYSWTDHDPSGRVHSADILREFGLASAENSHQANSLLHLQGLSYLPVDTLHPGLGKMLALRQQLGVRSSVHTIVKLFNPFQDHAVHCAGVTHPPYLLRLQEYFQQEQNTALILRGSEGECFANPKRRPDLQVCRQGESVLWIEKDTQPLQQIPALPENSGISSTCRYMEAVLDGQLPLPSPLVDQALCLLCLSGRCTDMDSAHHHLAHHFSHYAA; the protein is encoded by the coding sequence ATGACTGCGAAGTTGAATATGACCAGCATCATCGGCCGCGTCGCCCGAGGGAGTGAACATGCGGAGGACCTGAGCTACGCAGAAGCCAAAAACCTGTTTACGGACTGGCTGCACGGCGACTTACCGGAACTGGCCATGGGCGCCCTATGGACGGCCTACCGTATCAAGGGCGAGAGCGTCGAAGAATTACGCGCTTTTGTACATGCTCTGGAAGCAGATATTGAACCCATCGCTTTCCAGCACAACTGCCAGCCGGTCATTTTCCCCAGTTACAATGGTACCCTGCGTGGGGCCAATCTCTTGCCGCTGCTGGCGATGACCCTGACCCGCTGCGGCGTACCGGTACTGATGCATGGGTTCCCTGTTGACCATAATGCCAATAAGTACTCATGGACTGACCATGATCCATCCGGGCGAGTACACAGTGCCGACATTCTCCGTGAATTTGGACTGGCCAGCGCGGAAAATAGCCACCAGGCCAACAGCCTTCTGCATCTTCAGGGTCTCAGTTACCTGCCGGTGGACACCCTCCATCCAGGTCTGGGCAAGATGCTGGCCTTGCGACAGCAGCTCGGTGTGCGATCCAGCGTACACACTATCGTCAAGCTGTTTAACCCCTTCCAGGATCACGCCGTACATTGTGCCGGCGTGACCCACCCGCCTTATCTGCTGCGTCTGCAGGAATACTTCCAGCAGGAACAAAATACGGCACTCATTTTGCGGGGAAGCGAGGGGGAATGTTTTGCCAATCCCAAGCGCCGCCCGGATTTGCAAGTTTGTCGGCAGGGCGAATCTGTTCTCTGGATAGAAAAAGACACGCAGCCCTTGCAACAAATTCCAGCGCTGCCCGAAAACTCTGGTATCTCGTCTACCTGTCGCTATATGGAAGCCGTACTGGACGGACAATTGCCGCTTCCTTCTCCTTTGGTCGATCAAGCATTGTGCCTGCTTTGCCTTAGTGGCCGCTGCACAGATATGGACAGTGCCCATCACCATCTTGCTCACCACTTTTCCCATTACGCAGCCTGA